One Malania oleifera isolate guangnan ecotype guangnan chromosome 10, ASM2987363v1, whole genome shotgun sequence genomic region harbors:
- the LOC131166657 gene encoding probable E3 ubiquitin-protein ligase ATL45 translates to MIVREKVFDCSLWQPQARYWPLPPPSIGPPDLFYVVLNMNHVLHKCYLTPTGHRVLLAASNRRSQTTVPVFPEAPADDAAVGAALSPFLSAIGAGPTDRDRMLQKLARYRRSDACVPGCVAMTVVAVTVELYEESEVLETESGMEASLVEAAEFRAVPATTASVAALETATVDGPSSGSGTGSGSVCVICLEEFLVGSEVRRMPCSHVFHGDCIVQWLGKSHFCPLCRFSMPH, encoded by the coding sequence ATGATAGTCAGAGAGAAGGTTTTCGACTGCAGTTTATGGCAACCTCAGGCCCGTTACTGGCCGCTGCCGCCGCCCTCTATTGGGCCGCCGGACCTCTTCTACGTGGTGCTCAACATGAACCATGTCCTCCACAAGTGCTACCTAACCCCCACCGGCCACCGCGTCCTTCTCGCCGCATCCAATCGGCGGTCCCAAACCACCGTCCCCGTCTTCCCCGAGGCGCCGGCCGACGACGCTGCCGTGGGCGCCGCGCTGTCCCCTTTTCTCTCTGCAATCGGCGCCGGGCCTACCGACCGCGACCGAATGCTCCAAAAGCTCGCGCGATACAGGAGAAGCGATGCCTGCGTGCCCGGCTGCGTCGCCATGACCGTTGTGGCTGTGACCGTGGAACTGTACGAGGAGAGCGAGGTCCTCGAAACCGAAAGTGGGATGGAGGCATCTTTGGTTGAGGCGGCTGAATTCAGGGCTGTGCCAGCGACGACGGCGTCTGTCGCAGCCCTGGAGACGGCGACAGTCGACGGTCCGAGTTCTGGGTCGGGCACGGGTTCCGGGTCCGTCTGCGTAATCTGCCTGGAAGAATTTCTGGTGGGATCGGAGGTCCGACGAATGCCGTGCTCTCATGTTTTCCATGGAGATTGTATCGTTCAGTGGCTCGGGAAAAGCCACTTCTGTCCCTTGTGCCGCTTTTCTATGCCGCACTGA